A portion of the Caenorhabditis elegans chromosome III genome contains these proteins:
- the wht-7 gene encoding ABC transporter domain-containing protein (Confirmed by transcript evidence), with protein sequence MRQVCAYVQQDDCFIGSLTVEEHLKFMAKLKMGSEYDLNEQERRVKSVMRSLGLEKIADSIIGTRTRKGISGGEKKRLAFASEILTSPPILICDEPTSGLDSFLAYQVVCVLKKLAETRNMTILLTIHQPSSQVFQLFDSIYMMVNGDVAFCGSQSGAEKMWSEMKLPIPMNFNPSDHYLATMSIRDQAEETLKKNQIGKICTTFKYSELGKSVFKESSGREVDERDRAFSEDWRRRYATTFGRPRFGASFFQQIRALTWRASKTVLREPTLLKVQTFQSIIIAILTGLVYTNNSPVDQQKIMNINGSLYQMISNMAFMFQFSVVHHFCLEMNTFYRETSSRLYRVSAYFISKNLAELPSYIVSAVIFTSILYWMSGLVPIIDSFLIYMLVGILVQNIAISIGYMFSCIFGTVNLAVAVMPIFVVPMMAFGGFFINQDTLQWYFVPMKYLSYFGYGYEAVAIAQWTHVEEIPVSGCSSSLAHCSRNGTDVLNSMSFKPSNFWVDISVMAFMIFVFRFLAFMALYVRVKRRS encoded by the exons aaactgaaaatgggaAGCGAATATGATTTGAATGAGCAGGAGCGTAGAGTCAAGAGTGTTATGCGAAGT CTTGGACTCGAAAAAATTGCTGACTCGATTATCGGAACTCGCACACGAAAGGGAATTTCTGGAGGAGAAAAGAAGCGGCTAGCATTTGCCAGCGAG attctcacATCTCCACCGATCTTGATCTGCGATGAGCCAACATCTGGTCTCGACTCATTTCTAGCATATCAAGTAGTTTGTGTGCTGAAAAAGCTTGCTGAGACAAGGAATATGACAATTCTACTGACAATTCATCAGCCATCATCTCaagtttttcagctttttgatAG TATCTACATGATGGTAAATGGCGACGTTGCTTTTTGCGGAAGCCAATCAGGCGCTGAAAAAATGTGGTCTGAAATGAAACTTCCGATTCCAATGAACTTCAATCCATCGGATCATTATCTTGCGACAATGTCAATTCGTGATCAAGCAGAAGAgactttgaagaaaaatcaaatcggaaaaatttgcaCTACTTTCAAATATTCAGAGCTCGGAAAGTCTGTGTTCAAAGAGTCTAGTGGTCGAGAAGTTGATGAGA GAGATCGAGCATTCAGTGAGGATTGGCGTCGAAGATATGCAACAACGTTCGGACGTCCCAGATTCGGAgcatcattttttcaacaaattcgtGCACTCACTTGGAGAGCATCGAAAACAGTGCTCCGTGAGCCAACTCTTCTCAAGGTTCAGACCTTTCAAAGCATTATTATTGCGATTTTAACGGGTCTCGTTTACACAAATAATAGTCCCGTTGATCaacagaaaattatgaatattaATGGATCGCTGTACCAAATGATTTCAAATATGGCATTTATGTTTCAGTTCAGTGTGGTTCAT cACTTCTGCCTCGAAATGAATACGTTCTACCGGGAAACCAGCTCACGTCTCTATCGTGTCAGTGCATATTTCATCTCAAAAAATCTTGCCGAGCTTCCCTCCTACATTGTCTCCGCTGTGATCTTCACCTCGATCCTTTACTGGATGTCGGGTCTCGTGCCGATCATTGACTCATTTTTAATCTACATGCTTGTTGGAATCcttgttcaaaatattgcaatttctATTGGTTACATGTTCAGTTGCATCTTCGGAACTGTCAACTTGGCGGTGGCTGTTATGCCGATCTTCGTCGTACCGATGATGGCTTTTGGAGGATTCTTCATCAATCAAGACACACTTCAGTGGTATTTTGTTCCAATGAAGTATTTGTCATATTTTGGATATGGATACGAAGCAGTAGCAATCGCACAGTGGACTCATGTTGAGGAGATTCCAG TTTCAGGCTGTTCATCTTCCCTCGCCCATTGCTCTCGGAATGGAACGGATGTTCTAAATTCGATGAGCTTCAAACCATCAAACTTCTGGGTTGATATTTCGGTTATGGCGTTTATGATCTTCGTCTTTCGATTCCTCGCATTCATGGCACTCTACGTTCGCGTCAAGCGCAgatcataa
- the wht-7 gene encoding ABC transporter domain-containing protein (Confirmed by transcript evidence), translating into MRQVCAYVQQDDCFIGSLTVEEHLKFMAKLKMGSEYDLNEQERRVKSVMRSLGLEKIADSIIGTRTRKGISGGEKKRLAFASEILTSPPILICDEPTSGLDSFLAYQVVCVLKKLAETRNMTILLTIHQPSSQVFQLFDSIYMMVNGDVAFCGSQSGAEKMWSEMKLPIPMNFNPSDHYLATMSIRDQAEETLKKNQIGKICTTFKYSELGKSVFKESSGREVDERDRAFSEDWRRRYATTFGRPRFGASFFQQIRALTWRASKTVLREPTLLKVQTFQSIIIAILTGLVYTNNSPVDQQKIMNINGSLYQMISNMAFMFQFSVVHHFCLEMNTFYRETSSRLYRVSAYFISKNLAELPSYIVSAVIFTSILYWMSGLVPIIDSFLIYMLVGILVQNIAISIGYMFSCIFGTVNLAVAVMPIFVVPMMAFGGFFINQDTLQWYFVPMKYLSYFGYGYEAVAIAQWTHVEEIPGCSSSLAHCSRNGTDVLNSMSFKPSNFWVDISVMAFMIFVFRFLAFMALYVRVKRRS; encoded by the exons aaactgaaaatgggaAGCGAATATGATTTGAATGAGCAGGAGCGTAGAGTCAAGAGTGTTATGCGAAGT CTTGGACTCGAAAAAATTGCTGACTCGATTATCGGAACTCGCACACGAAAGGGAATTTCTGGAGGAGAAAAGAAGCGGCTAGCATTTGCCAGCGAG attctcacATCTCCACCGATCTTGATCTGCGATGAGCCAACATCTGGTCTCGACTCATTTCTAGCATATCAAGTAGTTTGTGTGCTGAAAAAGCTTGCTGAGACAAGGAATATGACAATTCTACTGACAATTCATCAGCCATCATCTCaagtttttcagctttttgatAG TATCTACATGATGGTAAATGGCGACGTTGCTTTTTGCGGAAGCCAATCAGGCGCTGAAAAAATGTGGTCTGAAATGAAACTTCCGATTCCAATGAACTTCAATCCATCGGATCATTATCTTGCGACAATGTCAATTCGTGATCAAGCAGAAGAgactttgaagaaaaatcaaatcggaaaaatttgcaCTACTTTCAAATATTCAGAGCTCGGAAAGTCTGTGTTCAAAGAGTCTAGTGGTCGAGAAGTTGATGAGA GAGATCGAGCATTCAGTGAGGATTGGCGTCGAAGATATGCAACAACGTTCGGACGTCCCAGATTCGGAgcatcattttttcaacaaattcgtGCACTCACTTGGAGAGCATCGAAAACAGTGCTCCGTGAGCCAACTCTTCTCAAGGTTCAGACCTTTCAAAGCATTATTATTGCGATTTTAACGGGTCTCGTTTACACAAATAATAGTCCCGTTGATCaacagaaaattatgaatattaATGGATCGCTGTACCAAATGATTTCAAATATGGCATTTATGTTTCAGTTCAGTGTGGTTCAT cACTTCTGCCTCGAAATGAATACGTTCTACCGGGAAACCAGCTCACGTCTCTATCGTGTCAGTGCATATTTCATCTCAAAAAATCTTGCCGAGCTTCCCTCCTACATTGTCTCCGCTGTGATCTTCACCTCGATCCTTTACTGGATGTCGGGTCTCGTGCCGATCATTGACTCATTTTTAATCTACATGCTTGTTGGAATCcttgttcaaaatattgcaatttctATTGGTTACATGTTCAGTTGCATCTTCGGAACTGTCAACTTGGCGGTGGCTGTTATGCCGATCTTCGTCGTACCGATGATGGCTTTTGGAGGATTCTTCATCAATCAAGACACACTTCAGTGGTATTTTGTTCCAATGAAGTATTTGTCATATTTTGGATATGGATACGAAGCAGTAGCAATCGCACAGTGGACTCATGTTGAGGAGATTCCAG GCTGTTCATCTTCCCTCGCCCATTGCTCTCGGAATGGAACGGATGTTCTAAATTCGATGAGCTTCAAACCATCAAACTTCTGGGTTGATATTTCGGTTATGGCGTTTATGATCTTCGTCTTTCGATTCCTCGCATTCATGGCACTCTACGTTCGCGTCAAGCGCAgatcataa